In the Maribacter sp. MJ134 genome, one interval contains:
- the recN gene encoding DNA repair protein RecN encodes MLAHLSIENYALIDSLKVGFDSGFTVITGETGAGKSILLGGLSLVLGNRADLSSLRNKEKKCIIEADFTIADYKLKSFFSKADLDYEDVTVIRREILPSGKSRAFINDTPVTLDVLSKLGSRLIDVHSQHQTLELTENDFQFKLIDAFANNTKRLLAYTEELQKFRTTEKELQDLVLFQSNATKEQDYNSFLLTELESAPLKEGILEELEEQYEQLNNVELIMEGLSKGEQLFNDEQAGVLSLMTAIRATFTKLAGFGNQYQELNERVQSAFIELDDINTELQGFQERVESNPSLLEEVNTKLQLLYNLQKKHNASEISELIRIKNDLADKVFETAHLDEKIALKTKELQELRSSLEEQALLIREKRNSVIPNLKKQLEFNLGLLGMPSASFDISLLPSDSFKPNGMDELSFLFTANKGSNYGLLKKVASGGELSRIMLVIKSILAKYEKLPTIMFDEIDTGVSGEISNRMADIMKEMSGAMQVFSITHLPQVASKGNHHFKVFKKDTADRTETNMRKLSNDERVVELAQMLGGKELSDSALAHAKQLLN; translated from the coding sequence TTGTTAGCTCATCTTTCCATTGAAAATTATGCATTAATCGACAGCCTTAAAGTTGGGTTTGATAGCGGTTTTACGGTAATTACTGGTGAAACGGGAGCTGGAAAATCAATTCTTTTGGGAGGTCTTTCACTTGTCTTAGGCAATCGTGCGGATTTATCATCACTTCGTAACAAGGAAAAAAAATGTATTATAGAAGCCGATTTTACCATCGCGGACTATAAGTTGAAATCTTTTTTCTCTAAGGCCGATTTGGACTATGAAGATGTAACGGTCATAAGACGTGAAATTTTACCGAGCGGTAAATCCAGAGCTTTTATAAACGATACACCCGTTACTTTGGATGTATTGTCCAAACTGGGCTCTCGGCTAATAGACGTTCACTCGCAGCATCAAACTTTAGAACTAACGGAGAACGATTTTCAGTTTAAGCTGATAGACGCTTTCGCAAATAACACCAAGCGTTTGCTTGCATACACCGAGGAATTACAAAAATTTAGAACTACGGAGAAGGAACTCCAAGATTTGGTCCTATTTCAAAGTAATGCCACAAAGGAACAAGACTACAATTCGTTTTTACTTACGGAGCTAGAGTCCGCCCCATTAAAGGAAGGAATTCTAGAGGAGCTAGAAGAACAATACGAGCAATTGAACAATGTAGAGCTTATTATGGAAGGGCTTTCCAAAGGTGAACAGTTGTTCAACGATGAACAGGCAGGCGTACTGTCCTTGATGACAGCGATTAGAGCAACATTCACTAAACTTGCGGGTTTTGGCAATCAATATCAAGAGCTAAACGAACGTGTGCAATCGGCCTTTATAGAGTTGGATGACATCAACACAGAACTGCAAGGTTTTCAAGAGCGTGTGGAGTCCAATCCTTCGCTTTTGGAAGAGGTGAACACCAAACTGCAATTGTTATATAATCTTCAGAAAAAGCATAATGCTAGTGAGATTTCCGAATTGATCCGTATTAAGAACGATTTGGCGGATAAGGTATTTGAAACTGCCCATCTGGATGAGAAAATTGCATTAAAAACCAAGGAATTACAGGAATTAAGGTCATCCTTAGAGGAGCAGGCACTTTTGATTAGGGAAAAGCGGAATAGTGTAATACCCAATCTAAAGAAACAACTGGAATTCAATTTAGGGCTTTTAGGCATGCCAAGTGCTTCTTTTGACATTTCATTATTGCCATCCGATAGTTTTAAACCCAATGGCATGGACGAGTTGTCATTTCTGTTCACGGCGAATAAGGGTAGTAATTATGGTTTACTGAAGAAAGTGGCCTCTGGTGGTGAATTGTCCAGAATTATGTTAGTGATTAAATCCATCTTGGCAAAATATGAAAAACTGCCTACAATTATGTTCGATGAAATAGATACCGGTGTATCAGGAGAAATCTCGAACCGTATGGCAGATATCATGAAAGAAATGAGCGGTGCAATGCAGGTATTTTCCATAACCCACCTGCCACAAGTTGCCTCAAAGGGTAACCATCACTTTAAGGTCTTTAAGAAAGATACGGCAGATAGAACGGAAACGAATATGAGGAAGCTATCCAATGATGAGAGAGTGGTAGAACTTGCACAAATGCTAGGCGGGAAGGAACTGTCCGATTCGGCGCTAGCACATGCCAAACAATTATTGAATTAA
- the coaBC gene encoding bifunctional phosphopantothenoylcysteine decarboxylase/phosphopantothenate--cysteine ligase CoaBC — protein MLNGKNILLGITGGIAAYKTTFLVRLFIKAGANVKIILTDSASSFVSPLTLATLSKNPVVTDFVKSDATTVDWNNHVELGLWADLMLIAPATANTMSKMASGGCDNLLLASYLSAKCPVFFAPAMDLDMYKHPSTVATLTKLQSFGNVMIPATSGELASGLHGEGRMAEPEDILRFIENHLSDGLPLHGKKVLITAGPTYEAIDPVRFIGNHSSGLMGFELAHAAANLGAKVVLVSGPSRFTVKNHAISLVPVVSADDMYASAHDHYPESDVVICAAAVADYKPKTMATQKIKKSDEALNIALVKNKDILLSLGKAKKDQYLVGFALETENEVENAKGKLQRKNLDAIVLNSLNDKGAGFGGTTNKISFIDTNLEILTFELKTKAAVAKDILNEIIKRRYA, from the coding sequence ATGTTGAACGGCAAAAATATCCTTTTAGGCATTACCGGAGGAATTGCTGCTTATAAAACTACATTCCTAGTCCGACTCTTCATAAAAGCTGGAGCTAACGTTAAGATTATACTTACCGATAGTGCCAGCTCTTTTGTTTCTCCGCTTACACTTGCCACCCTCTCAAAAAACCCCGTTGTTACCGATTTCGTCAAATCTGATGCCACCACGGTCGATTGGAATAACCATGTGGAACTGGGACTTTGGGCAGATTTAATGTTAATTGCTCCTGCCACGGCCAACACCATGTCTAAAATGGCCTCCGGTGGTTGCGATAACTTACTCTTAGCTAGTTACCTATCCGCAAAATGCCCTGTTTTCTTTGCTCCGGCAATGGACTTGGATATGTACAAGCATCCTAGTACAGTGGCAACCTTAACTAAACTGCAGTCCTTTGGAAATGTAATGATTCCGGCAACCTCCGGAGAATTGGCCAGCGGCCTGCACGGAGAAGGTAGAATGGCAGAACCTGAGGATATCCTCCGATTTATCGAAAATCATTTATCTGATGGACTGCCCTTGCATGGTAAAAAAGTCCTGATTACCGCCGGACCAACCTATGAGGCCATAGACCCGGTACGTTTTATAGGGAACCATTCCTCAGGGCTCATGGGTTTTGAATTGGCACATGCAGCGGCTAATCTTGGTGCAAAAGTGGTTCTCGTTTCCGGCCCCTCGCGCTTCACCGTTAAAAACCACGCTATTTCTTTGGTGCCGGTCGTTAGCGCGGATGATATGTACGCAAGTGCGCATGATCACTATCCCGAATCCGACGTTGTTATCTGTGCAGCAGCAGTTGCGGACTATAAGCCCAAGACGATGGCCACGCAGAAAATAAAGAAATCCGATGAAGCGTTGAACATCGCTCTGGTAAAGAATAAGGATATTCTCCTTTCTCTTGGGAAAGCTAAGAAAGACCAGTACTTGGTAGGCTTTGCCCTAGAGACGGAAAACGAGGTTGAAAATGCCAAAGGAAAACTACAGCGCAAGAACCTGGATGCTATTGTGTTAAATTCATTGAACGATAAGGGAGCCGGTTTTGGCGGGACCACCAATAAAATTAGCTTCATAGATACCAATTTGGAAATACTAACGTTTGAATTGAAGACCAAGGCAGCAGTGGCCAAGGATATTTTGAACGAAATTATTAAAAGACGCTATGCGTAA
- a CDS encoding DUF4835 family protein — MRKLVFFIALFFISLSIKAQELNCTITVNSDQVSQTNQQIFQTLERSLNDFVNKNKWTNRVYKENERVNAQMFITITEYESDRFKGNIQIQSSRPVYNTSYESPIFNYKDNQFNFQYIEFQPLVFNENVFESNLVGVVSYYIYIMLGLDADTFSLEGGTDHFRKAQNIVTQAQGKGFKDWGQSSDRSRFELVDNLLSNTFREYRVAMYNYHRKGMDIMGDNNSTGKQVVAGTMKLFETMIKRRPNAFLIQTFFDAKSEEIQNIFSDGPKVDIVKLKETLNNIAPLYSSTWNDIKY, encoded by the coding sequence ATGCGTAAACTGGTATTTTTTATTGCTCTTTTCTTCATAAGCCTGAGTATTAAGGCACAGGAGTTAAATTGTACCATTACCGTAAACTCGGATCAAGTATCGCAGACCAATCAGCAAATTTTTCAGACGCTAGAGCGCTCCCTGAACGATTTTGTGAACAAGAACAAATGGACGAACAGGGTCTATAAAGAAAATGAACGGGTCAATGCTCAGATGTTCATAACGATAACAGAGTATGAATCCGACAGGTTTAAAGGAAATATTCAGATTCAGTCCTCTAGGCCGGTTTATAATACTTCCTACGAGAGCCCCATATTTAATTATAAGGACAACCAGTTCAACTTTCAGTATATAGAGTTTCAACCGTTGGTATTCAATGAAAATGTTTTTGAATCTAATCTGGTGGGCGTTGTTTCTTATTACATCTATATTATGCTAGGCTTGGATGCGGATACCTTTAGTTTAGAAGGTGGTACGGATCACTTTAGAAAAGCGCAGAATATCGTCACCCAAGCTCAGGGAAAAGGATTTAAGGATTGGGGACAGTCCAGCGACCGTAGTAGATTTGAGCTGGTAGACAATTTACTTTCCAACACCTTCCGTGAGTATAGAGTGGCCATGTATAATTACCACAGAAAGGGGATGGATATCATGGGCGATAATAATAGCACCGGAAAACAAGTCGTTGCAGGGACCATGAAACTTTTCGAAACCATGATCAAGAGGCGTCCCAATGCTTTTTTGATACAAACTTTTTTTGATGCGAAGTCAGAAGAGATTCAGAATATTTTCTCCGACGGTCCTAAAGTTGATATCGTAAAACTTAAAGAAACACTGAATAACATTGCCCCTCTATATTCCAGTACCTGGAACGATATAAAATACTGA
- a CDS encoding glycosyltransferase, which yields MELSFSFIIPVYNRPNEVQELLESLLEQTYTKDFEIVIVEDGSTQSSEKVIENFKESLNITYYQKPNSGPGDSRNYGMRRAKGNYFIVLDSDCILPPQYLVEAEKSLTHAFVHCYGGPDAAHESFSRVQKAINYAMTSFLTTGGIRGGKKAVDKFQPRSFNMGISKEAFENVGGYGNIHPGEDPDLTIRIWNAGYETKLIPEAYVYHKRRIDWNKFYIQVNKFGMVRPILNKWHPSTAKLTYWFPTLFCCGFLLALVALFAGFPLPFYLFVFYFVLLFTDAFLRTRNLAVSLMALFATVVQFVGYGIGFLKSTIYTTFSKRSPEEIFPKLFFKNNQ from the coding sequence ATGGAGCTGTCCTTTTCCTTTATTATCCCAGTTTATAATAGACCAAATGAAGTTCAAGAGCTTTTAGAAAGTCTCTTGGAGCAAACGTATACTAAGGATTTTGAGATAGTCATTGTTGAGGACGGGTCTACCCAATCTTCGGAGAAGGTGATAGAAAACTTTAAGGAAAGCCTTAATATTACCTATTATCAGAAGCCAAACTCAGGCCCTGGTGATTCTAGGAATTATGGAATGCGCCGGGCCAAGGGGAATTACTTTATTGTATTGGATTCTGACTGTATTCTACCTCCGCAATATTTGGTTGAGGCGGAAAAAAGTCTTACTCATGCTTTTGTGCATTGTTATGGCGGACCGGATGCTGCCCATGAATCTTTTAGTAGGGTTCAAAAGGCCATTAATTATGCCATGACCTCATTCTTAACCACTGGTGGGATAAGAGGCGGCAAGAAGGCCGTAGATAAATTTCAGCCTAGAAGTTTTAATATGGGTATATCTAAAGAGGCTTTTGAGAATGTTGGGGGATACGGTAACATACACCCTGGTGAAGACCCGGATTTGACCATACGAATTTGGAACGCAGGTTATGAAACCAAGCTGATACCGGAAGCGTACGTTTATCATAAAAGAAGGATAGACTGGAACAAATTTTATATTCAGGTAAATAAATTTGGTATGGTCCGGCCTATACTTAATAAGTGGCATCCGTCTACCGCAAAATTAACCTATTGGTTTCCAACACTGTTTTGCTGCGGATTTTTGTTAGCACTTGTAGCATTATTCGCTGGTTTCCCTTTACCATTTTATCTTTTCGTTTTTTATTTTGTTCTTTTGTTTACAGATGCGTTTTTAAGGACTAGAAATTTAGCGGTTTCCTTAATGGCACTCTTTGCCACAGTTGTTCAGTTCGTTGGTTATGGAATTGGTTTTTTGAAGTCAACGATTTACACTACTTTTAGTAAAAGGAGTCCTGAGGAGATTTTCCCCAAGTTATTTTTTAAGAATAATCAATGA
- a CDS encoding enoyl-ACP reductase, whose translation MAYNLLKGKKGIIFGALDENSIAWKTAQSIHDEGGTFVLTNAPIAMRMGQIKDLAEKTGSEIIPADATNAEDLDNLVTKSMEILGGKLDFVLHSIGMSVNVRKGRAYTDENYDFTAKGWDVSALSFHKVMQSLYKHDAMNEWGSIVALTYMAAQRTFPDYNDMADNKAYLESVARSFGYFFGKEKKVRVNTISQSPTATTAGQGIKGFDGFINYAEKMSPLGNATAQDCADYTMTLFSDLTRKVTMQNLFHDGGFSNTGVSQEVIDKF comes from the coding sequence ATGGCTTACAATTTATTAAAAGGTAAAAAAGGAATCATATTTGGCGCATTGGACGAGAATTCCATTGCTTGGAAAACTGCGCAAAGTATACACGATGAAGGAGGAACCTTTGTGTTGACAAATGCCCCTATTGCCATGAGAATGGGTCAGATTAAGGATTTGGCCGAGAAAACGGGTTCTGAAATCATTCCTGCGGATGCCACCAATGCAGAAGATTTGGACAATCTGGTAACCAAATCCATGGAAATCTTGGGAGGAAAATTAGATTTTGTCCTTCACTCCATCGGGATGTCCGTAAACGTGCGGAAAGGTCGCGCCTACACGGACGAGAATTATGATTTTACCGCAAAAGGGTGGGATGTATCCGCATTGTCTTTTCACAAAGTAATGCAATCCCTGTACAAGCATGATGCCATGAACGAATGGGGAAGTATAGTTGCCTTGACCTACATGGCCGCACAACGTACTTTTCCGGACTATAACGATATGGCGGATAATAAAGCCTATTTAGAATCCGTAGCCCGTAGTTTTGGATACTTCTTTGGGAAAGAGAAGAAAGTAAGGGTAAATACGATTTCACAGTCTCCGACAGCTACAACGGCCGGACAGGGAATTAAAGGTTTTGACGGATTTATCAATTACGCTGAAAAAATGTCCCCTTTGGGCAATGCTACAGCCCAAGATTGTGCAGATTACACCATGACCCTATTTTCTGACCTAACCCGAAAAGTTACCATGCAGAACTTGTTTCATGATGGTGGTTTTTCCAATACAGGCGTTAGTCAAGAGGTCATCGACAAGTTTTAA